In a genomic window of Lagopus muta isolate bLagMut1 chromosome 2, bLagMut1 primary, whole genome shotgun sequence:
- the ASF1A gene encoding histone chaperone ASF1A has product MAKVQVNNVVVLDNPSPFYNPFQFEITFECIEDLSEDLEWKIIYVGSAESEEYDQVLDSVLVGPVPAGRHMFVFQADAPNPGLIPDADAVGVTVVLITCTYRGQEFIRVGYYVNNEYTETELRENPPVKPDFSKLQRNILASNPRVTRFHINWEDNTEKLEDAESSNPNLQSLLSTDALPSASKGWSTSENSLNVMLESHMDCM; this is encoded by the exons atggcAAAGGTTCAGGTGAACAATGTAGTGGTGTTGGACAACCCTTCTCCTTTCTACAACCCTTTCCAGTTCGAAATCACATTTGAGTGCATAGAGGACCTGTCGGAAG ATTTGGAATGGAAGATAATTTATGTGGGTTCAGCTGAAAGTGAGGAGTATGACCAAGTATTAGACTCTGTTTTAGTAGGACCTGTTCCTGCAGGCAGACACATGTTTGTATTTCAG GCTGATGCTCCTAACCCAGGGCTTATTCCAGATGCAGATGCAGTAGGTGTAACTGTTGTGCTAATTACATGCACGTATCGAGGTCAAGAATTTATTAGAGTAGGCTACTATGTAAACAACGAATATACTGAAACAGAATTGAGAGAGAATCCACCAGTAAAACCAGACTTTTCTAAG CTTCAAAGGAATATTTTGGCGTCTAATCCCAGAGTCACAAGATTCCACATTAACTGGGAGGACAACACTGAAAAACTGGAAGATGCAGAGAGCAGTAACCCAAATCTACAGTCACTGCTTTCTACAGATGCATTACCTTCAGCATCAAAAGGATGGTCAACATCAGAAAATTCATTAAATGTTATGTTAGAATCTCATATGGACTGCATGTGA